One genomic segment of Candidatus Berkiella aquae includes these proteins:
- a CDS encoding arsenate reductase/protein-tyrosine-phosphatase family protein: protein MIEPIKVLFVCTANYCRSPLAEVIFSELLEKAHLAEYFFIDSAGTHGVFAGASPDPRSQAIAQKHGLKMQHIVSRQITLHDFHYFDYIVAMDHSNVEHLMALCPSAFQSKISLLLSHDAELSSDVFDPYSGGEQGFEQVFDLIVKGAQGLLATIKQKHNL, encoded by the coding sequence GTGATCGAACCTATTAAAGTGCTTTTTGTCTGCACCGCAAATTATTGTCGCTCACCCTTGGCTGAAGTGATTTTTAGTGAGCTGCTGGAGAAAGCACATTTAGCGGAATATTTTTTTATTGATTCGGCTGGTACGCATGGGGTATTTGCAGGTGCATCGCCTGATCCGCGATCTCAAGCCATCGCGCAAAAGCATGGTCTTAAGATGCAGCATATTGTATCTCGCCAAATCACTTTACATGATTTCCATTACTTTGATTATATCGTCGCGATGGATCATTCCAATGTAGAACATTTGATGGCGCTGTGTCCTAGCGCATTTCAAAGCAAAATATCGTTGTTATTATCTCATGATGCTGAATTAAGCAGCGATGTTTTTGACCCTTATTCTGGTGGTGAACAAGGGTTTGAGCAGGTATTTGATCTGATTGTTAAAGGTGCGCAAGGGCTACTTGCAACCATTAAACAAAAACATAACTTATAA
- a CDS encoding Trm112 family protein translates to MDKKLLDILACPLCKQPLIYKKDKKELICKFDKLAYPIRDEIPVMLEEQARRIESDEV, encoded by the coding sequence GTGGACAAAAAATTGCTCGACATATTAGCCTGCCCGCTTTGTAAACAGCCACTGATTTATAAAAAAGACAAAAAAGAATTAATTTGTAAGTTCGATAAACTTGCTTATCCTATTCGTGATGAAATTCCCGTTATGTTAGAAGAACAAGCGCGACGCATCGAATCCGATGAAGTATGA